One genomic region from Prunus persica cultivar Lovell chromosome G3, Prunus_persica_NCBIv2, whole genome shotgun sequence encodes:
- the LOC18784059 gene encoding polyol transporter 5 encodes MTKTYLVPQSPNPSKRNLLLIHGLGVNAMWQFVDLLRHVTPLWLVMQGRLGNAKHVLDKTSDSVEEAQLRLADIKEAAGIPEHCTEDVVQVPKHSHGEEVWKELLLHPTPPVRHILMAAVGFHFFQQMSGIDAHVLYSPRIFEKAGITDSSMLLLATVAVGFSKTVFTLIAIGFLDRVGRSPLLLTSVAGMIASLFCLGTSLTIVDHEYEKMMWASVLCLTMVLAYVGFFSIGMGPIAWVYSSEIFPLKLRAQGCSMGSVPQPQKPSLSSGAVKVDEVANTIFRCLWDMWLGLQWLWWKDYVVGHE; translated from the coding sequence ATGACAAAAACTTACCTAGTCCCGCAGTCCCCAAACCCGTCCAAGCGCAACCTCCTCCTCATCCACGGCCTCGGAGTCAACGCGATGTGGCAATTCGTTGACCTCCTCCGCCACGTCACCCCCCTATGGCTTGTCATGCAGGGTCGGCTCGGCAATGCCAAGCACGTCCTCGACAAAACCTCAGACTCCGTGGAAGAAGCTCAGCTTCGGCTAGCCGACATCAAAGAAGCCGCGGGCATCCCCGAGCATTGCACCGAAGACGTTGTTCAGGTCCCCAAGCACAGCCACGGCGAGGAGGTGTGGAAGGAATTGCTCCTCCATCCAACGCCCCCTGTTCGTCACATTTTAATGGCAGCCGTTGGTTTCCACTTCTTTCAACAGATGTCAGGCATCGACGCCCATGTTTTGTACAGCCCAAGGATCTTTGAAAAGGCTGGGATCACTGACTCCAGTATGTTGCTGCTCGCAACAGTGGCCGTTGGATTTTCCAAGACCGTTTTCACCCTGATTGCCATAGGTTTCCTCGATCGGGTTGGACGAAGCCCGTTGCTTCTAACCAGCGTGGCCGGGATGATAGCCTCGCTTTTCTGCCTCGGTACGAGCCTCACAATCGTCGATCATGAATACGAGAAGATGATGTGGGCGTCTGTTTTGTGCTTGACCATGGTATTAGCCTACGTCGGGTTCTTCTCGATCGGGATGGGGCCCATTGCGTGGGTCTACAGCTCTGAGATCTTCCCGTTGAAGCTACGTGCTCAAGGTTGCAGCATGGGATCAGTTCCACAACCCCAGAAACCTTCTCTTAGCTCTGGTGCGGTGAAGGTGGATGAAGTTGCTAATACTATATTTCGGTGTTTATGGGATATGTGGCTTGGGCTTCAATGGCTGTGGTGGAAAGATTATGTTGTCGGGCATGAATGA